The Takifugu flavidus isolate HTHZ2018 chromosome 16, ASM371156v2, whole genome shotgun sequence genome contains the following window.
ACCCTGACACAGACGATGATGACTTCACATGCTTGGCTCGCTGGACATTCAGGATGCAAACTACTGGGGCACTGAATTAATTTGTTAGATAGTTTGATATTTCCATCGTGATGGAATGCCACAGTCTGTGATTCAATGGGTAAACACAGAAGCGTTTAACCTTTACTTCTTTTGGCGTATGGGTCGGAGATAATAATACATACGGGATATCGATTATCTATAAAGCCGACACTTACTGTCAGATTGTCTCTGAGGAGCTGCATGATCAGGGTGCTGTCTTTGTAAGATTCCTCTTTTAGTTCATCCAACTCTGAAATGGCATCATTGAATGCCTGCAAATGAATATGGGAAAAGTTGAACCCACATAAACACCTTGAAACAGGCTTCAGTGACACTTGAAGGTAGTCAGCAGACCTTCTTGGCCAGCTCACAGGCCTGTACAGGGTCATTGAGAATCTCATAAtagaagacagagaagttaaGGGCCAATCCCAGGCGAATGGGATGTGTGGAGGGCATCGCAGTGGCAGTTTCAACAGCATCCGTATATGCCTTTCGTGACTCCTCAATGGTGTCTAAAAATGCAATAttggtaaaaaaataaaattaggGCAACAAGACTTTAACTACAAAATATATGAGGGTGTTTCCAAAGCTGAGAACTTGCTTTGTTTCGTATCTTCAGAGGCAACCTCGGCAAGGTATCTGTAGTAGTCCCCCTTCATCTTTAAATAGAAGACCTGGCTTTCATGATTTTCAGAGTTTTTGATTAAATATTCCGCCAGCAGGTTCTGTGAAGACAAAAATCAAGGAAACTGTTACCGACAAAGCAAAGATAACGTAGAAATAATTATCAAGTTTCCCCTCAAAGGGGACAGTGCATTGCATTACGCAGCTGCTGAATCAATGTTGTAATGCTTGTAATGTTTTCCAACCAAAATGGGGATCCAATATACCCCAGTGCTCTCTAATGTCATAATTAAGACATCTTGTCTTATAACACTGCTTTTCCCCTTCCCCCTGGTGTAATATGCATCACAAATCTCTCGGTTGGAATCTATTAAAAAAGTGAAAGTCTCCTTTAGAATGCAACGGTGCCTGGATCAGTCAGTACACCTCTTATTCCAGGAGATATGGTCTTGGTCAGTAGCAGGAGTGTTAAGCATCACTACATCAAGCTATCCTTGGATTAAACACAAGGCAGTCAAAGCGCACACTGTTACCTTCAATTAACAACTATAAACATTAATAGAAATGACCAAATGAGCCCTTGAAAAGTGTTGCTAGAGTTGAAGTTTACGTCGAAAAGGACGAATGTCGTTTCTAAATGTACATTAAAATGTCGACTATTatagttttgggttttttgcatGATTAACAATGATTTCTTTTCATAACATTGTGTGATTGTAGGACTTACAAACAGGGTTTCTATTTAAATTCTGGGAATCCGGCAAATAATTTTGACCATTCAAGCAGGTGAATGTCAGGTAGCAAATGTTgcctttctttaaaaatgcagtaGGGGGCGCTCTTAGCACAATGAGGAAACACCAGCCCAAGAAAGCTACTAAATAAACTAAAAAGACCAACCCATTCAACGACCCAACAGTCTACTTTCTAGCGTGGCCTGAAAACAGAAGCTAAGTCGTTTGGTGAATTATGTGCGTACAAAGTTACCTGAAAGGCTTTTAAGCAAGTTATGGCATGAAGACTGACACGCCCTCTGTTCAAAACCCTGTCAACACTTACAGGAAACCAACTGAAAGCAGTTAAACAAAAATAGGATGTGACCCTTAGCGGTTTTACACTGTATTACATAAAAATAGACCGGCTGAAGGGTAATATCCCAACATTGCGTGGTTGACATGGACATCTTAAAAGTCATCCATGTACGAGTCCACGGTGGTTTATCAGCGGCACGGCTGCTGTGGTGTTGGGAGACGTTCCAGTTCAGTCTGTCAGACACCTTGCTGGTGTAGCCACTATGGCCATTTGCTAGCTTACACCCAAAGAAATGCAAAAGCCTATTGTTCCAAATCCAAACTCCCAACAGGGAGAACAGCAGGACTATGAATTACTTCCTTGTCCCACCTTAGGGAAGCCAAAGTTACACAACAGGTGTCTGTTTCATGTAGAATATATACAATGGATTTGGATTACTGTTCATAAAAATGTGCTGGTGTAGATTATCAGTCAGCCAGGTCAAAGAAGCTCAGGGCTTCAACCCAGGGCAAGGGGACCTTTAGTCTCAGGCTCCAGTAACTGGTATTTGAACATAAAGCCTTTCAGAAGACATGCAAAACACGGTCAAACAACAGAGTAGCCCAGAAAGGTCCACTTGCCCTGGATCGAAGCACTTCATTACAATGCGCTTCTGGAGCATTACAACGCGGAAGTGTGACATGATTGGTGCAGACCTAAAGATTTTAAATGGGATACGCTACCAAAACTTTGTTGCAGATTTCTTCCAGCTCTTGCTCCACCTTCTTCCGATATTCTGTGATTCGTTTATGTTCCGCCGAGTTGGCCTCGCTCTTTGACGCAAGGCTGGACAACACCCTCCATGCAGACCGCCTCGCCCCAACCACGTTTTTGTAGGCGACGGAGAGCAGGTTTCTTTCCTCGTTTGTCAAGTCCACTCCTTGTTCTGTAACCTCCTTCATCATTTCTGCCATGTCATCGTAGCGTTCACTCTGCTCCGCCAGCTTGGCCTTCATAACAAGATCCTTTCTCTCCATAGTTTATAGAGTTGATGACCGAGGATTTAGAAATCCAGGAGTTGGAGACAGTCGGTGACTGTGAATGGTGTAGCAAAGGACTGGCGACGGTAAACCCCTCTAACTTTGTAAGCTGGAATggggtgaaaaaaaaagttgatagTCATGCAAATCAGCCCAACAATTATGCCATGGAAAATATGCATCTGTCTAGGACGCTAAACGTGGCATCACATTAGATAACGCCGCTAGAACAAAGTCATCTTGGTTCATCGGAAAAGAAACGCTACACTGACCATTAGGAAAAGACCGTCTCGCGTTAACCGCAATTAAAACACTTTACACCCCCctccaaaatatatatatatatatataaaaattgTGAAATGAAAACCATTTATTTCTAGAGCCACGATTATTTTGCacacaagggggaaaaaagtgaatgCAACTCTTCCCCTTAGCAATGAAACCCGCCACAAAGCTGTCTGAACCTACCAACTAGCGAGTTAGCAGAGGCTAATTTGCGTTAGCTCCATCGGCCACTCCTTTCAATGAAAAAATGTCTCG
Protein-coding sequences here:
- the LOC130540202 gene encoding 14-3-3 protein beta/alpha-A-like, with translation MERKDLVMKAKLAEQSERYDDMAEMMKEVTEQGVDLTNEERNLLSVAYKNVVGARRSAWRVLSSLASKSEANSAEHKRITEYRKKVEQELEEICNKVLNLLAEYLIKNSENHESQVFYLKMKGDYYRYLAEVASEDTKQNTIEESRKAYTDAVETATAMPSTHPIRLGLALNFSVFYYEILNDPVQACELAKKAFNDAISELDELKEESYKDSTLIMQLLRDNLTLWTSDNAADEGEGGEGGEGEEEAK